The genomic DNA TTCGCCAACATTCCAAGTGGCGGCGAATCTCGTACCAGAAACGGGGCTGGAAAGTTGATGGTTGCGATCGCCTGTCGAATCCTGTTGATTGCGCAGATTACACGCCAGAAGGTCTCCATCCAGGTCGGCGGCGAGTCACTTCGGGTTCACCCAACCTGTTATCACCTCAAGGGCGATCTTACTTGGGTTTAGTGCGTTATGGGATTCAGCAAGTTGCAACTCCAGGTTGTTCCAAGCCTGTTCCGTCAGAGTGAAGGAAAGTTCGTTATCTTTTATTTGCAGTCCGAAACCCAACAAGGTTGCTGTGTCCCTTTGCAAATCAAAGATTCCCCCTCCTTCACCCTTCAGTTCGAGTTTGGATTTACCCAGCAGATGCTGGACCTGTTGCCGAACTTGGTGGCCTTCGGGCACGTCTTGGCAAAGGTAAGCGAGATTATCCGCGTACCGAAACCAAAACGGAAAATGAGATGCCGAAGTGATCGGCAAGTCATGTACATAGTGTAACAATACATTAAGGGCTGTAGGAGAGTAGTTGTTACCCTGGTCGATGCCAATCGTTCTTGACTGGTCTGTATCTTGAGCCATCACGGCGATCAGTTTGATTACTGAATCGTTGATCTCAACCGATGATTTACCCCCCTGCTTTGCCAAATCCTTTTGAGCTTTTCGATGCGATTTAATCAGATCAGATACACGAATCCTGTCGAACGCATTGCGAACATCGTCGATGACTAAAACCGTACGTCCGGTTTCTTGAATCCTTCGTTTCATTTGCTCAAGCATTTGCAGCGTTCCACGTTCTTTTCGAAATCCCCATGAGCCATTCAAGAAGAGTTGGTTCATATGCGGTTCAAGTAAAGTGTATAGGGCTTTCGCGACAACACGATCACAGATCGATCGAATGCTTAAAATCCGCTTCTTCGATGTTCCAGGTTTGGGAATGGGAACTTTCCTGGCTTCGAGCGGACGATAACGAGATTTCAAAAGTGTTTTTGAAAGTGTGCGAAACACGTTCGCCCATTCGCCTGGTGACAAACTTGCAAACGATATTCCATCCTTTCCCGCTCCCCAGCCTCCCTCGCTTCGTAACTCTTTAAAGCACTGCAATAAAAACTCGTGATCGGCGATCAACTTCAGAGTGATCATACCTTTGGCTAGCAACTTCTGCCGTTTTCGTTTCTTGCGTCTTTGAGCGAAAGCCTCCTGACCAGTGCAAATCTCTCGGTCACCTTTTTGCCGTGGCAAATAGGAACGCATTTGGGATGGCCTTTGTGAATGACGGATCTGACGTCGCCAAAATCCTTCAAGTCGCTGCTCAATATGGTTTCCTGGAAGTTGATCAGGAACGTATTGATAAAGTGGTGGCTAAGGCTAAGGCGAAAGCGAAATGGGAGAAGATGACTGAGGATTAGAGCTCTTTAGTATCTTCTTCTTCAACGACTCCGTCAGTTCCAGCGATACGACCGGTTTCCACCGAGTCGATGCCGGGGATAACCTCCCCGGCTTTTTTATGCGCGTTGAACCTCATTCTGCGTGTCAAGTACCAGGATTATGACAGTAGATTTGATTGGAATGGATTACATCAACGTCACGCTCCCAGTTCATCATAGCAAAACTGGTTTCTAACGAGTCTGACCTGCATTGTCACTCATCAGTCCCATCAATGCGTTCTCGATCATCTCCTTTTTTGCCAGTCCGTCTAACCAATCTTGAGGGATTCCAAGTTCACCCCAGTAGGCCCCCGCGAACTGACCGCAGATGGCTCCCGTTGTATCGGCATCATCTCCCAGGTTCACGGCCCTGAGTACGGCTTCTCGGAAGTCCTGGGCATCGTGAAACGCCCATAGCGCGGCTTCCAGGCTTTTCACGACGTAGCCACTGCCCTTGATAGCAGGCGGTTGAAGCTGTCGAAAACTTCCCGTTGCCACTTCTTCGACTTCGGGATGAAGCGGTTCGAGTTGTCTCAGTTGTGTAAGCGGTTCCCAATCGGGGGCCAACACTTCATCTCTGTCCAATCCTTGCATCAGACCTGCCAGCACGAGTGCCATGTACCGGCAGGCCGATAAACATTGGGGACTGGCATGCGTCGGCAGACTTGATTCGGAGGCGAGAGTCGCCAGTTAATCAATGTGATCAGGGAAACGATCTAAGTAGCGGATCGGCACTGGCGCAATACGCATAATGGAGCCGTTTCCGCTGGAATGGGATGAACTGTCACCTGAAGATAGTGCATTGCTTGTTTGCTGAAATCGACTTAGCCCGCATTTCTCACCCGGTTTCTCATTTCTTCTCCCGGGGGCTTGCGGGGCGGGAATTTGGTTTGGTGGGTGGGGATTGGGAGCGTGGAGGGGGTGTCGAGAGGCGTTTTTGTCGTGGATGGTCTGTTTTCAGGCCGTTTTTGTCAGTTCGGCGCGTACCGCGAGCGCGGTGGGCGCTGTGGTGGACTCTTTCGAAGCCGATTGGGCTCATCCAGGGACAGGCCGCGGCGGGAGGTCTTGCAGGTTTTGCCAGACCTGGCCGAACAACTCGCGATACGGGTATGCTTCCGACAGTGACAGCCACACCTTCCGGCACGTCACCCGCACCTGTGCCCCGATCTTGAGCAGCTTCACGCGAATCGTATCGCAGCGGGCCTTTGCGTGATCGGTTCCCTGTAAGCCGTGACGTCGCAGAGCCGCCAGCAGCACATAGGCCACCGAAGAAAACCACAACCGCAGTTGATTGGCCCGCATGGTCGCACAACTCGTCCGGTCGGCGAACAGACACAACTGCTGTTCCTTGATCCGGTTTTCCATCTCGCCGCGCTGACAATACAGATCTTCATACAGCGTCCGGGCATCGGCCTGGTCTTCTGTCAGATTCGTCACCACAAACCGCGGGTTCTCGCCTTTCGAGAGATGCTCGGCCTTGGCGACAACCCGCCGCTGGCAACTCCAACTTTTCAACGTCCGGTACCGCAGGGCCAGCGACTTCTTTTCGGTCAAATCGATGACGGCACGAGGGCTGCGGGATATCTATGTGATGGTGTTTTTGAATCTGCAAACTCGTGAAGCGATCGTAACCGAATCGACTTATCGGCCGAATTCGGCCTGGGTGTGCAGGCAAACGAAAAAGTTTGCCGAACAGACCTGTGATCGCGAAAAACGTCCTGCGATCCTAATCCACGACCGAGATACGAAGTACACTAAAAAGTTTCGTGAAACTGTCGAAGCAGGGGGCATGAAAACGAATCCGTTACCGAAAGCCTCACCGAATCTGAATGGCCGGTGCGAACGGTTTATTGAGACGATTAAACTGGAATGCCTCAACAAGTTTATCGTGTTTGGCAAGAAGCATCTCGATTATCTGACGGATGAATTTACGAGCTATTACAACACAAATAGAAGCCACATGGAGCGTGACCACCTGCCACCGATTCGCGAAGAGCCTGGTGAAGTGGAGACCATTTCCATCGACCAGATTGAGGTTAAGAAATACGTTGGCGGCTTGATCAAGTCGTTTGAGCGGAAGGTGGCTTGATCGAGAAGACTGTAGTTTATCTCTCGGCGTGTCGGGACACTCTGATAGAAAATATCAGAATGTCGTGACAAACAGCAGTGAAATTTACGACCGAATTGGGTCTCACACCATTGATACTCAAAGTAATGAGAACTCGCGAGGAAAAGTCCAGAATGCTGTGACAAACAGCAGGGAAAGTAATGTAACCCTGAGTGGCGGGTGGGGGCTTTGGACATCCATTTCAAGCTGTTACTGGGAATTCGAATTCTATTTAAAACAGAGACTAATTTACAGTCACAGTTTGTTGCACACGTGGTTTCATTAGCCAATAGTAGAAGGTGGGGACGACCAGGAGGTTGAGAATTGTGGAGGTTGTCAGACCGCCGAGAATTACATAGGCCATTGGGTATTCGATTTCGTGTCCGGGGATGTTGCCGCCGACAATAATTGGCACCAGAGCCAGGCCGGTTGTCAGAGCTGTCATCAGGATAGGAGCCAATCGCTCGGAGGCACCTCGCAAAATGAGTTCGGGTCCAAATGGCATGTTCTCAACTTTTTCGAGATGCCGATAGTGATCGATCATCATGATACCGTTACGGGAAGCGACTCCGAGCACGGTCACAAAGCCGATTAACGAGCCCAGAGAAATGACCCCTCCACAAAGAAATGCCCCGGCGATTCCTCCGATCATCGAGAAGGGAAGAGTTATAAATATGAGCAAAGCAGGACGGAAAGCCTGGAAGTCGGCATAGAGTAACAGAAAGATTGCCAGAGCCGAAAAAATCGACAATACAAAGATTCGTTGCCGTGCCGCAGCCGCTTCTGCATATTCACCCAGAAACTCGGGATGATATCCCTGACCAAATTTGACCTTTCCTTTGACGGCCTGTTCAATTTCGTTGGCGACGCTGCTCAGGTCCCTGCCTTCAACATTGCATAACACATCAATTTTTCGCGACGAGCCTTCCCGGGTAATCACATTCGGAGCAGGCTCGATTGTAATATCAGCCACATCACCGAGTGAAACCTGGGCACCAGAAGGTGTATCGATCATCAGTTTCTGCAGGGCATCGAGATCGTGTCGAATAGATTCTTCGCCCCACACCATAACGCGAAAGATTTTCTGATCTTCAAAGATTTCACCAACCTGCAGACCATTGACGAGCAATGACGTCGCTGCAGAAATATCTCCAGGCGTTAGCCCAAACGTCATGGCATCTTCGCTACGAATGCGGACAATAATCTGCGGAACCAGAACCTGTTGTTCGACTTTGAGCCCGACCACGCCCTCAATTTCGCCCATCACTTGATAGACATCATTGGCAGTCGTTCGTAATTCATCGAGATTCGGACCATAAATTCGCACGACAATGGCCCCACTGGCTCCGGTTAAAACTTCCTTGATTCGTTCGGTGAGATAAGTCAGCAGATCTCGATACAGTCCTGGATACCCATCGACGATTTCCTGAACCGAGGCCACGGTTTTATCGTAGTCAACATCTTCATCAATACTGATCCATAGTTCAGTGAAATTGGGGCCGACGACTTCATCGGCTACTTCTGCACGTCCAATATGGGCTCCGAAATTTCTCACCCCATCGACCGCCATCATCTCTTCACTGGCTCGGATGGTGATGCGGTTCATGGCATCAATGCCAATCCCCGGCTTTTCAACCCAGTGCATCAGAAAATCGGTTTCCTTAAACTTCGGCAACAGTTCTTCGCCCAGGTAGGAGACCGAGAAGGCTGCGACGGCAAGTAGACTTGTTACGAGGATCGCGGCAATGGAAAATCGCTTGATCAGAAAGGGCAGGATGCCTTCATAGATGCGTTTCAGAAATCGAACCAGAGGTGCATCGCGGTGCGTTTTTGTTGATCCCGAAAGCAGCAGCATTGACATTGCCGGCGTGACTGTCAGGGCTACGGCCAGAGATGCCAGAATCGCCAGTACATACGAGGCCGCCAATGGTTGAAAGAACGAACCGGCCAGGCCATCGAGAAAAAAGACGGGTACCAAAGTCAGGACCACGATAATACTGGCATACACAACAGCACTGCGAACTTCCATGGAGGCATCCAGCACGACTTGAAAAAGGGGCAGAGGGGTTTCTCGAAGTCGATTCAACCTCAAACGACGCTGAATGTTTTCTACATCGATAATCGCATCGTCGACAACTTCCCCCAGTGCAATGATCAGCCCGGCCAGCACCATCGTGTTGATTGTTCCGCCCCGGTAATACAGAACGGTGACAGCCGCAATGAGTGAAAGTGGAATTGCTGTACTGCTGATTAATGCCGCTCGCCAGTCAAACAGGAAAAAACAGAGAACGACGATCACGAGCACACAACCGATCAGCAGGGAATGCGTGAGGTTGTCTAGAGCACGCTCGATAAACGTAGCAGGGCGAAAGATGGTCGTGTCGACTTCAACGCCCTCAAGAGCGGGTTTGAGATCTTCCATCGCGGCTTCGACATTGCGAGTCACATCGAGTGTATTGGCCCACGGCTGTTTTTCGACAATGAGCATGATTCCCATCTGGCTGTTGATGACGGCATCGCCAATTGGTGGAGGCGAGCCGATTTTAACATCAGCGACATCTGCCAATCGCAAGGGAACCCCGTTTCGCCAGGCCACCACTGTATTAGCCAGATCTTCTGGAGTGGAGACCGAATTCGCCTGACGGATAGAGAGACGTTGGTTGGAAAGATCGACAAAACCTCCGGAACCGACGGCTGTCGATTTGCGAACCGCAATGGTAACTTCATCGAGCGTTAATTGATGGGCTCTCAGTCGATCGGGATTCACCAGCACTTGAAACTGCCGGTCGTAATCTCCCCAGATTGCGACGTTGGCAACTCCGGAGATAGACATCAACTTAGGACGGATGGTCCATTTGGAGAGGACGGTCAAGTCCATCTGCGACAACTCTTCTGAGGTCAATCCGATTTTCATGGCTCGACTGAGCGAGGAGAGAGGCGGCAGAATAATTGGCTGACGGGCAACGGTCGGCAATTGGGGAGCCGCCAGTGAGAGCCGTTCCTGAACGAGTTGACGAGCCGTGATCAGATTTGTACCGCGTTGAAAGATCAGCCGAACTGACGAGAGACCTAACACCGATTTTGATCGAATCGTCTCGACAAAGGGAATCCCGTTGAGAGCGTTTTCGATTGGGACGGAGATCAAACTTTCCACTTCTTCCGTCGAGACGCCGGGAACTTCCGTTTGAATCTCAACCACTGGTGGGGCAAATTCCGGAAAGACATCGAGCGGAACTTCGCTTGATCGTTCAATGCCAAAGACAATCAGGCCGATTGCAAATGCCACAACCAGAACTCGAAAATGTAACGAAGTCGAAATCAACCAACTCATGAATGGTGGCCTTGCCAGGCTTAAAAGAAGATCAGTAATCAGGAAAACTATTCGTAATTTGCTTGCCAAATGTGGTAGATGAATTCTGTTTTCATCAGAGATGAACCACTACTTTCCTGTTCCGAATTCGGTTCCGAACAGCTCTGCGACTCCGTCGACGACAACCTCTGTGCCGACAGGGGGACCGCTTTCCAGGATGGCTAAATCCTGAGTGGTGCGTCTGACATTCACGCGTGTCCGGCGAAAATGATGCTCGTCAATTCTGGTATAAACCCACGTGCCACCATACATGTCATACAGCAAAGCATTGACAGGAATGACCAGCGACTCTGCCTCTGAGAGAGTTGGAATCGAAACGGAGACACGCTCCCCCGGACGGAATCGACTATTTGTGTTCGAGATGCTGTAATAAACATCCGCGGTAGACGAGAGAGGATCGGCTGCTGGCGGAGCAGCTATAGGAGTTGCTGTCAGTGTTGTGTCAGCGGGATTGTCTCCAAAAATCTTAATCGTGACTGGTTCGTCTGTTTTCAGTTCATTGAGTAGCCCTACATAAACAGGAACCCGGATCCACAGTTCTTCGAGATTCACAATTTCGAATAATGTAGTTCCAGCCGAGACCGTCTGACCTAAAGTGACCGGAAGACTGCGAACAATTCCATCCAATGGCGAGTCGATATCAATTGGAGTGGCCGATTCTTTTTCGACATCCGAAGTAAGGCGATCCAGCACCTGCTTACGTTCTTTCGCCACTTTCAGACCTGCTTCTGCCAACGCCAGTTGAGCTTTCGCATCATCGACGGCTCTCTCGCTGCCGACGCGATCACTCAGAAGTTGCTCTGCTCGATTCAGGGCAATTTGAGCAGCGGTTACTTGTTCCTGAAACTGCTGCATATCTCCATCGGCGGTCATCTGTAAGGAGATCAGATTCGCTTTCGCGTTGGCAATTTGAGCTCTCTCTGCTGGTGTCGGGACAAGTCGTTCTGGAGAAATCAACGGAACGAAGCGGAAGATGGGCCGTCCTCGTTTGACGGAACTTCCGGGTTTTGGGAGCGTACTTTCAGTCGGGAGCTGAACAGTCCCCGCTACAGGAGCCACAACGACAGCCAATTCCCCGGGCGGAAGAGTGACTTCCCCTCCGAGCGAGCGAACCTGACCCACCATTTGCTTCTCAACCGGGGCAGTGGTAATCCCCAGCCTTTGCACGGCCTGTTCAGTCAGTTCCACTTCCGTCAGATTCGCTTCCTGTGGAATTGCGGATACTTTTGCAGGAGACTTTTTTTCAGATTTGGATTGATGGTCCGATTTATTCTGGCAACCAGAGATTGCGAAGAGTTCCAGACCGATCAACAATAACAAACAATATTGCAGCATGTTCATCTCAGATTCTGTTGTAATTCAGCAGTTTTCGATGGTTTAATGGAAAACGAATTGGAAAAATACGCAGCAGGTTGTATCTGCTGTTTTGGCTTCTGATCAGCTCTGGGACTCAATGGCTTTGCGACAACTCGCAATGAGCCGCCTATTGTCCCTGGATTGAAAGCCTCGGCGGATTCCGGCATTAACAGGCCAGGAACAGGATTCTCTAATTGTTTATCATCATTCTTGGGATAAGAAATCGTTTCAGGGTACGGACACACAATCCGCCTTCCAACACTTCGGTCCAGTTCCGCGATCGCTTTTCTGCTGGCAGCTGTCAATTCCAGCAGACGAATTTGTGAGTCGATATACTGACTCGATGACTGGAGCACCAGAAAATAATCTGTTCCCCCACCGCGATAAGATTTCTCCGCCAAAGTCATCGATTCTTTGAGTTCAGGCAGAACATCGCTCTGCAGGTAATTCAGGTTTGACTGGGCCTGTTGCAAACCACCAAAAGCGACTTTCACGTCCGTGACCACTTGATCCCGAATCGACTGATAATTGTGATTCGCCTGATCCACCGTCCATTCCGAGCGGATAATGAGACCCTGATTGCGATTGAAAATCGGGATTTCAAAACGCAGTCCCGGTCCTGAATTCGTCGGCCCGGCTCCGCCGCTGTTTCCATCGGCAACGGCGTCAATTCGCAGGAACGATCGTTTTGCCAGTTCAACGCGATGGCTGGCAGCTTGAACTGCGATTCGTGCAGCTTTAATGTCCGGTCGGATCATCAGGGCTTCCGAAACGAGTTCATCCACAGAGAGTTCGGTCGTGTCTGGAATCGGTTCGCTGACTGGATACAATGGTGTCTCCAGCATCGCAATACCCATAACATTTTTCAGGGTCGCTTCAGCAATTTGAACCGCCTGTTCCAGACCAGCCGCCTCGGCTCGGGTTCGATTGGCATCGATTCGGGTGGTGATGGCTTCCAGTTCTCCGATATCTCCTCCCTCGAGTCTCTTCTCTGCGAGGTTGGCAATACCCTGCCGTACATCGACCGCTTCTTGAGCCAGAGCGTATCGATTGACCGCAAACTGAAAGTCGGCATAGGCGACTCGGGCATCGCGAGCGACATTCAATCCACTCTGTACCAAATCATTAGCGATCCGCTGGAAATCTTGCTCGGCGATTGCAACGCGTTGCTTGCGGAGAATCAATGCCTCAATCGGCATGTATAGAGTCCACTCCAGTTGTTTGGATCCGATAGGAGGAAACAACAGGTTGAGCTGCGGATTCGTTAATAATCCTGCCTGCACAAGATCTCCTCGAGCAATTCCAAGATTGGAAAGCGTGGAGAGAAATGTCCGGTTATTCCATAGTGCCAGAGCAACGGCTTCTTCTTCACTCAGTCCATCTTCAAGAACCACACAGGGCGGAATCGAGATTTCGCCTGGACAGGAGTGGGGAGCGACATCATGGAACGTCCGATGCTGCAACTCCATATCTACATAACCCCGATTCGCTGTCGATGGCGGTGATTTGCATCCGGAGATAATCAGAATCACCACGAGACAGTTTTTTATTTGAGAATGATGGTTTCGAAAATGTTGCTGTAAGTCTGGTAACAGCTTGAATAATTTACTGGTAGGGCTGGCGACCATCGCTGGACTCCTCGCTGTCAAACTTTGCCGGTTCTGCCGATTAGGATGGATAGTCTGGAAGATCATTGGACATGAACTTCTCGGGACATTCCATTTCATCGGTCAAACTGGCAATTTCGGCACGATCAGAGTCCGGAAACGAACCGTTCTTTTCGATTCATTCGTCACCAGTAACGATTGTAGTGACGCTTCATGAGAGCCAGATGAGAATCGCTAAAGTTTATGAAACTTGCGAATGACAGGCCGTTTTTCAACTACGGCTCTAGCCCGCATTTCTCACCCGGTTTCTCATTTCTTCTCCCGGGGGCTTGCGGGGCGGGAATTTGGTTTGGTGGGTGGGGATTGGGAGCGTGGAGGGGGTGTCGAGAGGTGTTTTTTTGGTGCCAGGTCGGATTTCAGGCCGTTTTTGTCAGTTCGGCGCGTACCGCGAGCGCGGTGGGCGCTGTGGTGGACTCTTTCGAAGCTGATTGGGCTCATCCAGGGACAGGCCGCGGCGGGAGGTCTTGCAGGTTTTGCCAGACCTGGCCGAACAACTCGCGATACGGGTATGCTTCCGACAGTGACAGCCACACCTTCCGGCACGTCACCCGCACCTGTGCCCCGATCTTGAGCAGCTTCACGCGAATCGTATCGCAGCGGGCCTTTGCGTGATCGGTTCCCTGTAAGCCGTGACGTCGCAGAGCCGCCAGCAGCACATAGGCCACCGAAGAAAACCACAACCGCAGTTGATTGGCCCGCATGGTCGCACAACTCGTCCGGTCGGCGAACAGACACAACTGCTGTTCCTTGATCCGGTTTTCCATCTCGCCGCGCTGACAATACAGATCTTCATACAGCGTCCGGGCATCGGCCTGGTCTTCTGTCAGATTCGTCACCACAAACCGCGGGTTCTCGCCTTTCGAGAGATGCTCGGCCTTGGCGACAACCCGCCGCTGGCAACTCCAACTTTTCAACGTCCGGTACCGCAGGTCAGCGAACAGGCGAGCGGCTTGTTTCGTGTCGTCAAAAAAGAGCTTGGCGGCCACCCGCTGAGCCTCAATCATTTCCTTGAGTCGCTCGTTTTTGGCCAGCCCCAAAATGTATTGGACTTCGTTCTTTTCGCACCACTGCATGATCGGCTCGCGACAAAATCCGCTGTCGCCGCGAATCACGATTCGCACCTCCGGCCAGCGCTGGCGAATCAACGGCACAATCCGCTGCAACTGTTCCACTGTCCCCAGACTGGCATCGATATCGGCCGGTCGGAGCTGCGCACACAGCAGGTGCTCGCCACAGAAAATATACAGCGGCAGATAGCAGTACTGCTTGTAATAACCGTGAAAGAATCGCCCGAGTTGATGTCCGTGCAGTGGATCATCGGTGGCGTCGAAATCGAGAATGATTTCTTCGGGCGGCCTCTGGTGAGCGTCGAGAAACAGATCCACGAACAAGCGTGAGAAGTCGCTGCAGTTGGCCGTGATCTTTTTGTAGCGGCTCTCCGGGCTGGCTCCGGGGGGAGTCAACTCGAGTCGATTGAGCGTGCTTTTGCCGGCCAGAGCATGCCCGCGATCACGTTCCCGCGCCCGCTGTTGTCCGGTCAGATCGTCTTTGCCGGCCAGCAGCGCGAGCAACGGGTCATCCCGCAGGCGGTCATGATCATTGAGGTCTTCATAGCCGAGCGTTAACGCAAAAATACGCTGCCTGACCAGTTCGAGCACGGAGTGCTCAATATAATCGAAATCGCGATGATCGCTAAAACAACCAGCGACCCGTGAAGTCAACTTCAGCTTGTTATCGAGTTCCCGCAGCAAGAGCCCGCCCGCATCGGAGGTGATCATCAGACCATCAAAATTGGCCACGACTTCGCGACGCTGGTGGGGTTGAAAAGTGAGGGACTTTGTGGAACACTGTGTCATGAGAAGGCTGCCTGTCGTTTGGGGTGAAAGCTGTTGTGAGAAAACAACTTATCCCAAACCAGGCAGCCTTTTTCCACCCCCGGGTGAGAAATCCGGGCTAGGCTCATAAAAAAGACTTTGAATTAAAAAATCATCCGGCTCATTGTGCCGAATATGTTCGTTTGAGCCGAATGGAAAAAACGTGATCAAAATACGAAGCTTCAATCTTACCGCCTAGTGATTCGACCAATCGCCGACAGAGCGACAGTCCCAGTCCGCTATGAAGCCCGGTTGCCGCTCGGGCTGTGTCGGCTCTCCAGAAGCGTTCGAAAACTCGATCGATATCCTTCGACGAAAAATCCTGAGCCGTGTTACTCACTTCAATAGTTAACTCTTGTTGATTAGCGACGGCCTCAATTGTGATCGTCGTCCCGGCATCAGCATAGCTGACGGCGTTGTCGATCAGGTTTCGAAATAAAATAGTGAGCATATTCGGGTCGGCTGAAACGGTCTCGCATGAGGAAGTGTTCCACAATACGGTCAACTCTCGTTTATCGATAACTTTCTGGTATTCCCTCACGATGTCTGTCAGTAGATTGTTAATATCGATCTCTTGCTTGCGAATTTCAGAAATCGACTGCTGAGTTGTGGCAAGCAGACTCTCGACGATGGCGGTTGCCTGTTCGGTAATGAGCAGACATTGTTGAATTGTTTCCTGGTATTGTTCGGAACTGCGGGGTTTGGAGAGGGCCACTTCCGATTTGGCACGTAGTCCAGCCAGTGGAGTTCGAAGTTCGTGGGCGACATCAGCCGAGAAGGCCCGTTCTCG from Rubinisphaera italica includes the following:
- a CDS encoding IS1380 family transposase, translating into MTQCSTKSLTFQPHQRREVVANFDGLMITSDAGGLLLRELDNKLKLTSRVAGCFSDHRDFDYIEHSVLELVRQRIFALTLGYEDLNDHDRLRDDPLLALLAGKDDLTGQQRARERDRGHALAGKSTLNRLELTPPGASPESRYKKITANCSDFSRLFVDLFLDAHQRPPEEIILDFDATDDPLHGHQLGRFFHGYYKQYCYLPLYIFCGEHLLCAQLRPADIDASLGTVEQLQRIVPLIRQRWPEVRIVIRGDSGFCREPIMQWCEKNEVQYILGLAKNERLKEMIEAQRVAAKLFFDDTKQAARLFADLRYRTLKSWSCQRRVVAKAEHLSKGENPRFVVTNLTEDQADARTLYEDLYCQRGEMENRIKEQQLCLFADRTSCATMRANQLRLWFSSVAYVLLAALRRHGLQGTDHAKARCDTIRVKLLKIGAQVRVTCRKVWLSLSEAYPYRELFGQVWQNLQDLPPRPVPG